A genomic window from Bacillus mesophilus includes:
- the spoVAC gene encoding stage V sporulation protein AC: MANNNKNHMASQQAYQQFEKQREFKRPVFLNCLKAFLVGGLICCIGQAVSLFYITFFDFTEMTVGNPTVATMIFFSMLLTGFGVYDHLAQFAGAGSAVPVTGFGNAVISAAIEHKTEGFVLGVGGNLFKLAGSVVLFGTFSAFVVALVKTIIMMIGGL, from the coding sequence ATGGCTAACAATAATAAAAACCATATGGCTTCACAACAAGCCTATCAACAATTTGAAAAACAGCGTGAATTTAAACGTCCAGTTTTCTTAAATTGCTTAAAGGCATTCTTAGTTGGCGGCTTAATCTGTTGTATCGGACAAGCTGTTTCTTTATTTTATATTACATTTTTTGATTTTACAGAAATGACAGTAGGAAATCCAACAGTGGCAACTATGATTTTCTTTTCAATGCTTCTAACTGGATTTGGTGTATATGATCATCTTGCACAATTTGCTGGTGCAGGCAGTGCTGTACCTGTAACCGGATTTGGAAATGCAGTAATATCTGCTGCAATTGAGCACAAAACGGAAGGCTTTGTGTTAGGAGTAGGAGGGAATCTGTTTAAACTGGCAGGCTCGGTCGTGCTTTTTGGTACCTTCTCTGCTTTTGTTGTAGCGTTAGTGAAGACAATAATCATGATGATAGGAGGACTCTAA
- a CDS encoding bifunctional 5,10-methylenetetrahydrofolate dehydrogenase/5,10-methenyltetrahydrofolate cyclohydrolase codes for MSQPLVLDGLKVAEDIKSKLQARVSSLKEEGVTPCLATVLVGDDSSSATYVRMKGNACEKLGIQSKRIHLPSDTTTEELIQCIEELNQDPLVDGILLQHPVPSHIDERAAFEAISIDKDVDGVTSWGFGQLAFGFGKYPCCTPAAIMAILDYYNLPIEGKHAVVVGRSPILGKPVSIMLLNRNATVTTCHSRTQNLSDLVKQADIVVAAVGKPNFIQGDWMKEGAVVLDAGYNEGNIGDVDYEACFEKASAITPVPGGVGPVTISMLLKHTVDSAELRANQ; via the coding sequence ATGAGTCAACCGTTAGTTTTAGATGGACTTAAGGTAGCTGAAGATATTAAATCAAAGCTACAGGCAAGAGTAAGTTCGTTAAAGGAAGAGGGGGTTACACCTTGCTTAGCTACTGTATTAGTAGGGGATGACTCTTCATCTGCTACATATGTAAGAATGAAAGGCAATGCGTGTGAGAAATTAGGAATTCAATCGAAGCGTATTCATTTACCATCTGATACAACAACAGAAGAGTTGATTCAATGTATTGAGGAATTAAATCAAGATCCTCTAGTTGATGGAATCTTGCTACAGCACCCGGTTCCATCTCATATTGATGAGCGAGCGGCATTTGAAGCTATTTCCATTGATAAGGATGTTGATGGAGTGACTAGTTGGGGATTTGGACAGCTTGCTTTCGGATTTGGTAAATATCCTTGCTGTACACCAGCTGCAATTATGGCGATCTTAGACTATTATAATCTTCCAATTGAAGGGAAGCATGCAGTCGTAGTAGGTCGAAGCCCTATTTTAGGGAAGCCTGTTTCCATTATGCTTCTTAACCGTAATGCTACCGTGACAACCTGTCACTCTCGTACTCAAAACCTCAGTGATCTAGTAAAACAGGCTGATATTGTTGTCGCAGCTGTAGGAAAACCTAATTTTATCCAAGGTGATTGGATGAAGGAAGGTGCCGTTGTTTTAGATGCTGGATATAATGAAGGTAATATTGGGGACGTTGATTATGAAGCATGCTTTGAAAAAGCCAGTGCGATTACACCTGTACCGGGTGGAGTCGGTCCTGTGACCATCTCTATGCTCCTAAAACATACCGTTGATTCTGCTGAATTACGAGCGAACCAATAA
- a CDS encoding YhcN/YlaJ family sporulation lipoprotein: MKKCLFVTLALICLAACNGTDEEGMTLDTTTRNVSNNHSYSEKMRLTKDAVAIKAKHEILSYEEINEVIAVHHDDELFVGFNVKKLEEFNVMDVESKVRKKLNKLFPDEKITVSHDYKILLELNQLIDEDKNLSEKEIEKRLHKIKSLAKEKT; encoded by the coding sequence ATGAAAAAATGTTTATTTGTAACACTAGCGTTGATTTGTTTAGCTGCATGTAACGGAACGGATGAAGAGGGTATGACCCTAGATACTACAACACGGAATGTATCAAATAATCACTCTTATAGTGAAAAGATGAGGCTAACTAAAGATGCAGTGGCAATCAAAGCAAAGCACGAAATATTGAGTTATGAAGAAATCAATGAGGTTATAGCTGTTCATCATGATGATGAGCTTTTTGTCGGATTTAACGTTAAGAAGCTTGAAGAATTTAATGTGATGGATGTTGAGAGCAAAGTGCGAAAGAAGTTGAATAAGCTATTTCCTGATGAAAAAATCACAGTATCTCATGATTATAAAATTTTATTAGAGCTTAACCAACTTATAGATGAAGATAAGAATTTATCAGAAAAAGAAATAGAAAAGCGTCTTCATAAGATCAAAAGCCTGGCTAAGGAAAAAACTTAA
- a CDS encoding YheC/YheD family protein: MMVTIGMLHYRKHPDTVKKAYAYAAAAKMEGVNFFYFSFSNVDFLTETIVGYKYEDGGWVIDTFPFPDIIYNAGSASTEMQSQVEEKLRELIPFTSHSIGNKMSVYNRIQDGQEFRQYLIPTKKMKSVQSVMDVLKREKKVIIKPTSGRKGDDVIFIERIHDEYRLLVRRRELRFNYAQFSQYIIDLLIINSWIVQPYIQSVTNDGFPYDFRLHVQKNAEGKWIITCIYPRVTVKGVVSNISKGGYTNMFEDFLRMEFNEHYFNMKRYLEHFAVSFASHFDSLYDDQLDELGIDIGIDKNRKAWIYEVNWRPGTPPTYSLELDVARNMVGYAAHIVRKNTNEN, translated from the coding sequence ATGATGGTGACAATTGGTATGCTTCATTATCGTAAGCATCCGGATACGGTGAAAAAAGCATATGCCTATGCTGCTGCAGCAAAAATGGAAGGCGTTAACTTTTTTTATTTTTCGTTTAGTAATGTTGACTTTTTAACAGAAACGATAGTTGGTTATAAATATGAAGACGGCGGTTGGGTGATTGATACGTTTCCATTTCCTGATATCATCTATAATGCGGGAAGTGCTTCTACCGAAATGCAGTCACAGGTTGAGGAAAAGCTAAGAGAGTTAATTCCGTTTACTAGTCACTCAATTGGGAATAAGATGAGTGTGTATAACAGAATTCAGGATGGTCAGGAGTTCAGGCAATACCTCATACCTACGAAGAAAATGAAGTCGGTTCAATCAGTCATGGACGTATTAAAAAGAGAAAAGAAGGTGATTATTAAGCCAACTTCAGGTAGAAAAGGCGATGATGTCATCTTTATTGAAAGAATTCATGATGAATACCGACTGTTAGTTAGAAGAAGGGAACTAAGATTTAACTACGCGCAGTTTAGTCAATATATTATAGATTTATTAATAATCAATAGTTGGATTGTACAGCCTTATATTCAATCAGTGACAAATGATGGTTTCCCTTATGATTTTAGGCTCCATGTTCAAAAAAATGCAGAAGGAAAATGGATTATTACTTGTATCTATCCGAGAGTTACTGTTAAGGGAGTAGTTTCAAACATAAGCAAGGGTGGTTATACGAATATGTTTGAAGACTTTTTAAGAATGGAATTTAATGAACACTACTTCAATATGAAGCGCTATTTAGAGCACTTTGCGGTAAGCTTTGCGAGCCATTTTGACTCTTTATATGATGACCAATTAGATGAACTTGGCATTGATATTGGAATAGATAAGAATCGAAAGGCTTGGATTTATGAGGTAAACTGGAGACCGGGAACACCACCGACGTATAGCCTAGAGTTGGATGTAGCACGAAATATGGTCGGGTATGCTGCACATATCGTTAGAAAAAATACGAACGAAAACTAG
- a CDS encoding DUF1360 domain-containing protein — MTWLHFVLLSLASFRLTHLIVFDNITSFLRRPFHEEVTETEEDGTTSTYIVVKGTGIRKWFGELLSCYWCTGIWCTTALYALWWIWPKGVEPLVIILAIAGCAAIIETIVLKLSDS; from the coding sequence GTGACTTGGTTACATTTTGTTCTGTTAAGCCTTGCGAGCTTTCGTTTAACTCATTTAATTGTTTTTGATAATATCACATCCTTTTTACGTAGACCCTTTCATGAAGAGGTTACAGAAACGGAAGAAGATGGGACGACTTCTACCTATATAGTTGTAAAAGGAACCGGAATAAGGAAGTGGTTCGGAGAGCTTCTTAGCTGCTATTGGTGTACAGGTATTTGGTGTACGACAGCTTTATATGCTCTCTGGTGGATTTGGCCAAAAGGAGTGGAGCCACTAGTGATCATTCTTGCCATAGCTGGTTGCGCTGCCATTATTGAAACGATTGTATTAAAACTATCAGATAGCTAG
- a CDS encoding ATP-grasp domain-containing protein, with translation MRTIIFIETNKSGSSREAIRAAEELGYYTVLFTNRKKYIEQREEFPDIHEMVLLHTKDIQEMITCMEKLQSQGKVIDGVISFVDSYVSIAIELSESLGLEGFSLPSVKVMEDKVLTRQALNRCSANVHYAVFDPGESIESFINRLTVGIPHIVKAPGSTGSKDVYLVEDKMQLLEVMNNLLQEYPEQPILIEEYIVGPQWLIETLVVDGNVEILAVIEQEITKEERFIITGYYSVVNVDSSSLVSLKKTLNDIIREIGMKKGSCHFEIRKVGEKWKLIEVNPRISGGAMNSMVLHSLGINVVEQTLRLYLDLPVILTPIKREVVYTHYLTISTSGKIVKITGKNRAVRAEGVKEVYIKPRKGMFVHPPTSMGHRYGYIMAAAETKEKAKELALIAAKEIRFYIEEQE, from the coding sequence TTGAGAACTATTATTTTTATTGAAACAAATAAATCTGGTTCAAGTAGAGAAGCCATCCGAGCGGCTGAAGAGTTGGGGTATTATACCGTTCTTTTTACGAACCGCAAAAAATACATTGAGCAAAGAGAAGAATTCCCTGATATCCATGAAATGGTATTACTTCACACAAAAGATATTCAAGAAATGATCACTTGCATGGAGAAATTACAGTCACAGGGAAAAGTCATTGATGGAGTGATTAGTTTTGTTGATTCATATGTTTCAATTGCCATTGAGCTTTCAGAGAGTTTAGGTTTGGAAGGGTTTAGTTTGCCGTCTGTAAAAGTTATGGAAGATAAAGTACTAACTCGTCAAGCACTAAACAGGTGCTCAGCTAATGTTCATTATGCAGTATTCGACCCGGGTGAATCCATAGAATCATTTATTAATCGTTTAACCGTTGGCATTCCACATATAGTGAAAGCACCCGGATCAACAGGTTCAAAGGATGTTTATCTTGTAGAAGATAAAATGCAATTACTTGAAGTAATGAATAACTTATTGCAGGAATATCCCGAACAACCTATTTTGATTGAAGAATATATTGTCGGTCCCCAATGGTTGATAGAGACTCTTGTAGTGGACGGGAATGTAGAAATTTTAGCAGTGATTGAGCAGGAAATTACAAAGGAAGAACGCTTCATCATTACGGGTTACTATTCTGTTGTAAATGTAGATTCTTCTTCATTGGTTTCTTTAAAAAAGACATTGAATGATATTATCAGAGAAATTGGGATGAAAAAAGGAAGCTGTCACTTTGAAATTAGAAAAGTAGGAGAAAAGTGGAAGCTTATTGAGGTCAATCCTCGGATTTCTGGAGGAGCTATGAATTCGATGGTTCTTCATAGTTTAGGGATTAACGTGGTGGAACAAACGTTACGTTTATATCTTGATCTGCCGGTAATTCTAACTCCAATTAAACGTGAAGTTGTATATACCCATTATTTAACCATTTCAACAAGTGGGAAAATTGTCAAGATTACTGGAAAGAATAGAGCAGTTCGAGCTGAAGGAGTAAAGGAAGTCTATATAAAGCCGAGAAAAGGAATGTTCGTGCATCCTCCCACCTCTATGGGACATCGCTATGGATATATAATGGCTGCAGCAGAAACAAAGGAAAAGGCAAAGGAACTAGCCCTAATTGCTGCAAAAGAAATACGCTTCTATATTGAAGAGCAGGAGTGA
- a CDS encoding CBO0543 family protein: MEPIHIPTYEEIQEVRRALSNMNLDHWLHKEVFTMTWWFLLFSSIAPFIVWWKLVDRERFDEIFSFGLLCGIFATILDVMGVDLVLWGYPDKLFSMIPPLFPADLCVIPVSTMLMYQIFTRWRSFFYATVVWSFVLSFVIEPIFVYFNMFALHNWKHMYSFFAFIAFLLFCRFIFSKIQKSIRQKAIA, encoded by the coding sequence ATGGAACCAATACATATACCAACTTACGAAGAAATTCAAGAAGTAAGAAGAGCATTGAGTAATATGAACCTCGATCATTGGCTTCATAAAGAAGTTTTTACTATGACCTGGTGGTTTCTTTTATTCTCTTCAATCGCCCCGTTTATTGTTTGGTGGAAGCTTGTTGACAGAGAACGTTTTGATGAGATATTTTCTTTCGGTTTATTGTGCGGGATATTTGCTACCATTCTTGATGTTATGGGAGTTGACCTAGTACTATGGGGATATCCAGATAAACTATTTTCGATGATTCCACCCCTATTTCCTGCAGATCTTTGTGTGATCCCAGTATCCACGATGTTAATGTATCAAATATTTACAAGGTGGCGGTCCTTCTTTTATGCGACAGTCGTGTGGTCTTTTGTCTTATCATTTGTAATAGAACCTATCTTTGTTTATTTTAATATGTTTGCCTTACACAATTGGAAGCATATGTATTCATTTTTTGCTTTTATCGCTTTTCTGTTATTCTGTCGTTTTATATTCAGTAAAATTCAAAAAAGTATTAGGCAGAAAGCTATTGCTTGA